In Hymenobacter gelipurpurascens, one DNA window encodes the following:
- a CDS encoding 2-hydroxyacid dehydrogenase, protein MKVLIYSAHEYERPFLTHAAQGKHELQLESRALGAATAELARGYEAVVIFTNDDASAPVLEQLQALGVRYVAVRAAGHDQVDSAAAQRLGLRVCNVPNYSPYAVAEHTVALMLALNRQLLRAQANMRRSDFRLDQLVGFNLHGKTVGIIGCGKIGGVLAGILQGFGCQLLAYDLYPNPEFVQRYGLRYVPFEELCATSDIISLHVPLVPATHYLMNADTLARCKSTAMLINTGRGGLVDTRAALAALRAGRLGYLGLDVYEFEKGRFFEDHSQDAAPDPLLEELLAEPNVLVTGHQAFLTNEALTDIFTTTMASLDAWAQGQPSEHEL, encoded by the coding sequence ATGAAGGTACTTATATACAGCGCCCACGAGTACGAACGCCCTTTCCTGACGCACGCGGCCCAGGGCAAACACGAGCTGCAGTTGGAAAGCCGGGCCCTAGGCGCGGCCACCGCAGAGCTGGCGCGCGGCTATGAGGCAGTTGTGATTTTCACCAATGATGATGCCTCGGCCCCGGTACTGGAACAGCTGCAGGCACTGGGGGTCCGGTACGTAGCCGTGCGGGCGGCAGGCCACGACCAGGTAGACTCGGCGGCGGCCCAGCGGCTGGGCTTGCGCGTGTGCAATGTGCCTAACTACTCGCCCTATGCCGTGGCCGAGCACACCGTAGCACTTATGCTGGCCCTAAACCGCCAGCTGCTGCGCGCCCAGGCAAATATGCGCCGCTCCGACTTCCGCCTGGATCAGCTGGTGGGCTTCAACCTGCACGGCAAAACGGTGGGCATTATCGGCTGCGGGAAGATTGGAGGAGTGCTGGCGGGTATCCTGCAGGGTTTTGGGTGCCAGCTACTGGCCTACGACCTGTACCCCAACCCTGAGTTCGTACAGCGCTATGGCCTGCGCTATGTGCCTTTCGAGGAGCTGTGTGCCACCTCCGATATCATCAGCCTTCATGTGCCGCTTGTGCCAGCCACGCACTACCTGATGAATGCCGATACGCTGGCCCGTTGCAAATCGACCGCCATGCTCATCAATACGGGCCGGGGTGGCCTAGTCGATACGCGCGCCGCCCTGGCGGCCTTGCGCGCCGGCCGCCTCGGCTACCTGGGCCTCGATGTGTATGAGTTCGAGAAAGGCCGGTTCTTCGAAGACCACTCGCAGGATGCCGCCCCCGATCCGCTCCTGGAGGAACTGCTGGCCGAGCCTAATGTATTAGTTACTGGCCACCAGGCGTTTCTGACAAACGAGGCCCTCACCGACATCTTCACTACCACCATGGCCAGCCTCGATGCCTGGGCGCAGGGCCAGCCTTCAGAGCACGAGCTCTAG
- a CDS encoding BON domain-containing protein: protein MPSSHALLLPTELNPATDASTTAAVRMLFSQHQELISQAVDVATREGIVQLTGFADTPQIRQRAAELALSVSGVRGLNNLLLCTDEARKPRSRGGHLSQHKRRSTPGSHCLSSDETLTTQIWKLLEYDSGINSGQVQIRTASQVVTLTGTVATAAEKARLIATAYQAGASRVVSHDLQVAYWFAYRPDDYLAQLVRDALHASPQLPATEPLVQVQDGIVTLAGVVATLHSRQVAEQIAQGVQGVRQVRNLLKVRARQSAPDDTIRRSVADALARNVHVGRFFFRVSVRFGKVHLSGVVDTAFEQREAEHVAAGIEGVVAVENEVEVRGYPGAGSLPPFSLGTTPAFLPAETRKRPPFQPSLPSAASAVGHFLLT from the coding sequence ATGCCGTCTTCGCATGCCCTGCTTCTCCCAACTGAGCTGAATCCAGCCACTGATGCGAGCACTACGGCCGCGGTCCGGATGCTTTTCAGTCAACACCAGGAGCTGATTTCACAAGCGGTGGACGTGGCCACCCGCGAGGGCATAGTGCAGCTGACGGGTTTCGCCGATACCCCGCAGATCCGGCAACGGGCGGCAGAACTAGCGCTGTCGGTTAGCGGTGTGCGCGGCCTCAACAACCTGTTGCTTTGTACAGATGAGGCCCGGAAGCCCAGGTCGCGGGGCGGACACCTCAGCCAGCATAAGCGCCGCAGCACACCCGGAAGCCACTGCCTGAGCTCCGATGAAACGCTGACCACCCAGATCTGGAAGCTGCTGGAGTATGATAGCGGCATCAACAGCGGGCAGGTGCAGATTCGCACGGCCAGCCAGGTGGTCACCCTGACCGGCACAGTGGCCACGGCCGCTGAGAAAGCCCGCCTGATTGCTACTGCCTACCAGGCCGGGGCCTCCCGCGTAGTCTCCCACGACCTGCAAGTGGCCTACTGGTTTGCCTACCGCCCCGACGATTACCTGGCCCAACTGGTGCGCGATGCCCTCCATGCCAGCCCGCAGCTGCCCGCCACCGAGCCGCTGGTGCAGGTACAGGACGGCATCGTGACGCTGGCTGGGGTAGTTGCAACCCTCCACTCGAGGCAGGTCGCCGAGCAGATAGCGCAGGGGGTACAGGGAGTTCGCCAAGTGCGCAACCTACTGAAAGTGCGCGCCAGACAGTCTGCCCCCGACGATACTATCCGCCGCTCTGTGGCGGATGCTCTGGCCCGTAACGTGCATGTAGGCCGGTTCTTTTTTCGCGTGAGCGTCCGCTTCGGCAAAGTGCACCTCTCCGGAGTAGTGGATACTGCCTTTGAGCAGAGAGAGGCCGAGCATGTGGCCGCTGGAATTGAGGGCGTGGTAGCGGTAGAAAACGAGGTAGAAGTTCGGGGCTACCCAGGCGCCGGCAGCCTTCCGCCCTTCTCACTGGGTACTACTCCTGCTTTCCTTCCAGCCGAAACCCGCAAACGCCCGCCCTTCCAGCCTTCCTTACCCTCGGCAGCATCTGCCGTAGGCCACTTCCTACTGACATGA
- a CDS encoding MBL fold metallo-hydrolase RNA specificity domain-containing protein: protein MNVRLQFLGAAHCVTGSKYWLTLDGLPTPHHVLIDCGLFQGLKELRLRNREELPLDPSLLDPVILTHAHIDHTGYLPKLVHNGFRGRIFCTEPTADLLSIMLLDSAKLQEEEAAFANAKGYSSHHPAVALYTQTDVLQVLPLVESVAYDSELTLCEGALTLTYREAGHILGSAIAELTVQGATQRKQLVFSGDLGRYDNPVMHAPAVIREADVLLVESTYGDRDTHLQNPEEELANVVNEALRRGGVLVVAAFAVGRTQSLLYYLKKLRQEGRVPQAPVYVDSPMGIRVSDLYPRHPSAHRLGHGNVFDFSGLRFVTESWESKALNDKSGPAIIISASGMCTGGRIMHHLYHRLPKPQDTLLLIGYQAEGTRGRDLQEGAASVKIFGAAVPVHCQVQHLDGFSAHADRQDLLRWLDQFRHPPQQTFVVHGEPAAADALATTLRQRGWSNVRVPGYLDHVLLFENI from the coding sequence ATGAACGTCCGGCTGCAATTTCTTGGCGCGGCCCATTGCGTAACGGGCTCAAAGTATTGGCTCACCCTGGATGGCCTGCCCACACCCCACCACGTGCTAATCGACTGCGGGCTGTTTCAGGGGCTGAAGGAGCTGCGGCTGCGTAACCGCGAGGAGTTGCCCCTCGACCCAAGCCTGCTGGATCCCGTCATCCTGACCCACGCCCACATCGACCACACCGGCTACCTGCCCAAGCTGGTGCATAATGGGTTTCGGGGACGCATTTTCTGCACGGAGCCCACTGCCGACCTGCTCAGCATTATGCTCCTCGACTCGGCCAAGCTCCAGGAAGAAGAAGCGGCTTTTGCGAATGCCAAAGGCTACTCCAGCCACCACCCGGCCGTGGCGCTCTACACCCAAACCGATGTACTGCAGGTGCTGCCCCTGGTAGAGAGTGTGGCCTACGACTCGGAGTTGACCTTGTGCGAGGGCGCCCTGACCCTCACGTACCGCGAGGCTGGCCATATTCTGGGGTCGGCCATTGCTGAGCTAACCGTGCAGGGCGCCACCCAGCGCAAGCAGCTGGTATTTTCCGGCGACTTAGGCCGCTACGATAACCCGGTGATGCACGCCCCGGCCGTCATCAGGGAGGCCGATGTGTTGCTGGTAGAGTCTACCTACGGCGACCGGGATACGCACCTGCAGAACCCGGAAGAGGAACTGGCAAACGTGGTGAATGAAGCGCTACGCCGTGGGGGCGTACTAGTGGTGGCCGCCTTTGCCGTGGGGCGCACCCAAAGCCTGCTCTACTACCTGAAAAAGCTACGCCAGGAAGGCCGCGTGCCGCAGGCACCAGTTTACGTGGATAGCCCGATGGGTATTCGGGTCTCGGACCTGTACCCCCGCCACCCCTCGGCACATAGGCTGGGGCATGGTAACGTGTTTGATTTCAGTGGCCTACGCTTCGTTACAGAGTCGTGGGAATCGAAGGCCCTGAACGATAAATCCGGGCCGGCTATCATCATTTCGGCCAGTGGCATGTGCACCGGAGGCCGCATTATGCACCATCTGTATCATCGTTTGCCAAAGCCCCAGGACACGCTGCTGCTGATTGGCTACCAGGCCGAAGGCACGCGCGGCCGCGACCTGCAGGAGGGCGCTGCTTCCGTGAAAATATTTGGCGCGGCGGTACCCGTACACTGCCAAGTGCAGCACCTCGATGGCTTTTCGGCCCACGCCGACCGGCAGGATCTGTTGCGCTGGCTAGACCAGTTCCGGCACCCTCCCCAGCAAACCTTTGTGGTACACGGAGAGCCCGCCGCCGCCGATGCGCTGGCCACCACTCTCCGGCAGCGAGGTTGGTCGAATGTGCGGGTTCCAGGCTACCTGGACCACGTGCTGCTCTTTGAAAATATCTGA
- a CDS encoding exopolysaccharide biosynthesis polyprenyl glycosylphosphotransferase, with product MERYRHYTDTSRFILPAVDLLLIFGAFRMAGYLLLGHWHFQGYYPFFFVIYALLWWILSGQFANLYRVDRLITYPEKLLYLLRTFMLHAFLVLLGVVALGIYWVPMRYLFSVYSLSMGVVISGRFLMTFLYRTYHKHFGQAQSRFIIVGAGPSGQELYRFLESHDPIANQFMGFFADDTDPVPAGLRALVRGRLSEMKNYCLHHQVEAIYFALPLDRRQLIEDLSRFADEHFLSFRIVPDFRGTVRKDVNVYFYDHLPILTIRHEPLGIQTNLALKRVFDVVFSLLIIVGVFPVLLTTLAILIKLDSPGPIFFRQMRPGKRNQLFPCYKLRTMRTDHGQAELQATKADPRITRVGKYLRKYNLDELPQFFNVLLGHMSVVGPRPNMISQLEEYSKHIRTYQMRHAVTPGITGYAQVNGYRGETREAGTMEKRVEYDLKYVENWSFGLDLKIIGQTVWNMVRGEKNAY from the coding sequence ATGGAACGTTACAGACACTACACTGATACTTCCCGCTTTATTCTTCCTGCAGTAGATCTGTTGCTGATTTTCGGGGCCTTCCGGATGGCGGGTTATTTGCTGCTAGGCCACTGGCACTTCCAGGGGTACTATCCCTTCTTCTTTGTTATATACGCGCTGCTCTGGTGGATTCTGTCGGGCCAGTTCGCGAACCTATACCGCGTAGACCGGCTCATCACCTATCCGGAGAAGCTGCTGTATCTGCTGCGCACCTTTATGCTGCATGCCTTCCTGGTACTGCTGGGGGTAGTAGCACTCGGCATCTATTGGGTCCCGATGCGCTACCTGTTCTCCGTTTATAGCCTGTCAATGGGGGTCGTGATTTCGGGCCGCTTCCTGATGACGTTTCTGTACCGGACATACCACAAGCACTTCGGGCAGGCGCAGAGCCGCTTCATTATTGTGGGAGCCGGGCCAAGCGGGCAGGAGCTGTACCGTTTTCTGGAGTCGCATGATCCCATTGCCAATCAGTTCATGGGGTTCTTCGCCGATGACACTGACCCTGTGCCGGCAGGCCTACGCGCGCTGGTGCGCGGCCGGCTTTCTGAAATGAAGAATTACTGCCTGCACCACCAGGTAGAGGCCATTTATTTCGCGCTTCCGCTGGACCGGCGCCAGCTGATTGAGGACCTGTCGCGCTTCGCCGATGAGCATTTCTTATCCTTCCGTATCGTGCCCGATTTCCGGGGCACAGTTCGTAAAGACGTGAACGTATACTTCTACGACCATCTGCCCATCCTCACTATTCGGCACGAGCCCCTGGGGATTCAAACCAACCTGGCCCTCAAGCGGGTATTCGATGTAGTCTTCTCGCTGCTGATTATTGTAGGCGTGTTTCCGGTGCTGCTCACTACGCTGGCTATCCTTATCAAGCTCGATTCGCCGGGTCCTATATTCTTCCGCCAGATGCGGCCGGGCAAGCGCAACCAGCTCTTTCCGTGCTACAAACTGCGCACCATGCGCACCGATCATGGCCAGGCAGAGCTGCAGGCCACCAAAGCCGATCCACGCATCACCCGCGTGGGCAAGTATCTGCGCAAGTATAATCTAGATGAGCTGCCGCAGTTCTTTAATGTGCTGCTAGGCCACATGTCAGTGGTAGGCCCGCGTCCCAACATGATTTCGCAGCTCGAAGAATACAGCAAGCACATCCGCACCTACCAGATGCGCCACGCAGTTACGCCCGGCATTACGGGCTATGCCCAGGTGAATGGCTACCGTGGCGAAACCCGCGAAGCGGGGACCATGGAAAAGCGCGTAGAGTACGACCTGAAATACGTTGAAAACTGGTCGTTTGGGCTTGATCTGAAAATCATCGGCCAGACCGTCTGGAATATGGTGCGGGGAGAAAAGAACGCCTATTAA
- a CDS encoding universal stress protein translates to MTPSVVVLTNLSATAERAARYAAILAAPLHLPLALLHLYHDPVLDPELVTVTVSQAYRNQAETMGALQELAARLPTPAAITVSVQPLTQAVEDAIDQYKAGLLAMGLSTEYDLLDHVLHNQALPILRATPQPLLLVPEAAEASWLPRRISLALDADPFTLSEPSRRLLPLLHSWSADFTVVHTAAPHEKEAFRGQRALAQAHLNALLPAGKPAELYEEYDLAPGPGILHALEDTQADMLVLIARPHSFLGHLFHRSVTSQVLRQCQVPVLLLPAKEQSGWMPALS, encoded by the coding sequence ATGACTCCGTCCGTTGTAGTACTCACCAATTTATCGGCCACGGCCGAGCGGGCTGCGCGGTACGCCGCCATCTTGGCGGCTCCGCTGCACCTGCCGCTGGCGTTGCTGCATCTCTACCACGACCCCGTTCTGGACCCGGAGCTGGTAACGGTAACCGTTTCGCAGGCCTACCGCAACCAGGCCGAAACCATGGGTGCCCTGCAGGAGTTGGCGGCCCGGCTGCCCACGCCGGCCGCCATTACGGTATCGGTGCAGCCGCTTACGCAAGCCGTGGAAGATGCCATAGATCAGTACAAAGCCGGTTTGCTGGCTATGGGTCTGAGCACGGAGTATGACCTGCTTGACCACGTGCTGCACAACCAGGCACTCCCCATTTTGCGGGCCACGCCTCAGCCTCTGCTGCTAGTACCCGAAGCCGCGGAAGCTTCCTGGCTACCCCGCCGTATTTCCTTGGCCTTGGATGCCGACCCTTTTACCCTGAGCGAGCCTTCCCGCCGTCTGTTGCCCCTGCTGCACTCTTGGAGCGCCGACTTTACGGTGGTGCACACAGCCGCCCCCCACGAGAAAGAGGCGTTTCGGGGCCAGCGGGCGCTTGCACAGGCCCATCTGAATGCGCTGCTGCCGGCCGGCAAACCCGCCGAGCTCTACGAGGAGTACGACCTAGCCCCAGGCCCAGGCATACTGCACGCCCTCGAAGACACGCAGGCAGATATGCTGGTGCTCATTGCCCGGCCGCACAGCTTCCTAGGCCACCTGTTTCATCGCAGCGTCACGAGCCAGGTGTTGCGCCAGTGCCAAGTGCCGGTGCTGCTGCTGCCCGCCAAGGAACAGTCTGGCTGGATGCCTGCGCTTAGCTAG
- a CDS encoding L,D-transpeptidase scaffold domain-containing protein has translation MRSALLLDIRLLCCFTLALTLPRCESGTGAGPNGTAPGIIAADTLRRVQAVPVSSLIRALLDTTTEDRRTPPSLLMGAEVRAFYDSTYTPAWSAPPSDGLTPDAHRALDLLARAQEYGLRPSDYTTPSLLQLQDSLQQPATAPQRAQQLALLDVYLSDAALRFMRDVSRGRLHPYTLSGLEKARKQAWQPAAVLRAAVGQGAVPAAMLAGQPQNREYRQLQQALARWLARAVLPDSAALHQALYEQVALNLERWRWESFLPENEYLLINLPAFELQAVAHDSVLRRHRVIVGRFQTPTPTLSSTIRYFTLAPNWHVPHSIAIKEILPRLQNDASYLERNNYALYNSRGQLQDPYRIRWEQVTAQNFPYSIRQSAGCDNALGNIVFRFANPYSVYLHDTPMRQFFQQPYRALSHGCMRLEHPLQLAAYLLRREGRTEKLPSEEACALQPRPRDVRLRRHSPLYVRYATCTAEKGQLRFLPDIYHQDAALRRRLFGSQDGATR, from the coding sequence ATGCGCTCCGCTCTCCTCCTCGATATCCGGCTGTTGTGCTGCTTTACCCTGGCCCTCACGCTACCGCGCTGCGAGTCAGGTACCGGGGCAGGCCCGAATGGTACTGCTCCGGGGATTATTGCCGCCGACACCCTCCGGCGCGTTCAGGCAGTGCCCGTGTCTTCCCTGATTCGGGCACTACTTGATACGACCACCGAAGACCGCCGCACCCCGCCAAGCCTGCTGATGGGCGCCGAGGTGCGGGCTTTCTACGACAGCACCTACACCCCGGCCTGGAGTGCGCCGCCTTCCGATGGTCTTACACCCGATGCACACCGGGCCCTGGACCTCCTGGCCCGGGCGCAGGAGTATGGCCTTCGCCCCTCCGATTACACAACTCCCAGCCTGCTTCAACTTCAGGACTCCTTGCAGCAACCAGCTACCGCCCCACAGCGGGCGCAGCAGCTGGCCTTGCTGGATGTGTACCTCTCCGATGCCGCCTTGCGCTTCATGCGCGATGTAAGCCGGGGCCGGCTCCATCCCTACACACTTTCGGGGCTGGAGAAAGCCCGGAAACAGGCCTGGCAGCCAGCGGCGGTGCTGCGGGCGGCCGTAGGCCAGGGTGCCGTGCCGGCCGCCATGCTGGCTGGGCAGCCGCAAAACCGCGAGTACCGCCAGCTCCAGCAGGCGCTGGCCCGTTGGCTGGCGCGGGCGGTTCTGCCAGATTCGGCCGCCTTGCACCAGGCCCTCTACGAGCAGGTAGCCCTCAATCTGGAGCGCTGGCGCTGGGAGTCTTTCCTGCCCGAAAACGAGTATCTGCTGATTAACCTGCCGGCCTTTGAGTTGCAGGCAGTGGCCCACGACTCCGTCCTGCGCCGCCACCGTGTAATTGTAGGCCGGTTTCAAACGCCCACGCCTACGCTCAGCAGTACCATCCGGTACTTCACGCTGGCCCCCAACTGGCATGTGCCCCACTCTATTGCCATCAAGGAAATTCTGCCGCGCCTGCAAAACGATGCCAGCTACCTGGAGCGCAACAACTACGCCCTCTACAACAGCCGAGGCCAGCTACAGGACCCCTACCGCATCAGGTGGGAGCAGGTAACGGCCCAAAACTTCCCATATTCCATCCGGCAGTCGGCGGGGTGCGATAATGCCCTCGGCAACATTGTGTTTCGGTTTGCCAACCCCTACTCCGTTTACCTGCACGACACGCCCATGCGGCAGTTTTTTCAGCAGCCCTATCGTGCCCTCAGCCACGGCTGCATGCGCCTGGAACATCCGTTGCAACTGGCGGCCTACCTGCTGCGGCGCGAAGGCCGGACCGAGAAATTGCCCAGCGAAGAAGCCTGTGCCCTGCAGCCTCGCCCCCGCGATGTGCGCCTTCGGCGCCACAGCCCGCTCTACGTGCGCTACGCCACCTGCACAGCCGAAAAGGGCCAGCTGCGCTTTCTGCCCGATATCTACCACCAGGATGCGGCGCTGCGGCGGCGGCTGTTTGGCTCCCAAGACGGCGCTACCCGCTAG
- the rfbF gene encoding glucose-1-phosphate cytidylyltransferase, whose amino-acid sequence MKAVILAGGYGTRISEESGVRPKPMVEVGGKPILWHILKIYAHHGITDFVICCGYKGHMIKQYFSDYFLHNSDVTFRMDRNEMQIHRNNAEPWTVTLVDTGLETMTGGRLRRVREYLDNETFCLTYGDGVGDVDIRASIRYHQEQKALATLTAVRQPGRFGVFNLTEESSLVSSFTEKPEGGETPWINGGFFVLEPSVLDYIDSDDTVWEKAPLESLASGGKLAAFRHEGFWQPMDTLRDKNLLEEMWHQGRARWKVWNDAPKPLTTDSVLADIMTSPVMAPANERVAAPTIVPAS is encoded by the coding sequence ATGAAAGCAGTAATACTCGCGGGCGGCTACGGAACTCGCATTAGTGAAGAAAGCGGCGTACGCCCGAAACCGATGGTGGAAGTAGGTGGAAAGCCAATATTATGGCATATTCTAAAGATTTATGCCCACCACGGCATCACCGATTTTGTGATCTGCTGCGGCTATAAGGGCCATATGATTAAGCAGTATTTCTCTGATTATTTCCTGCACAACTCAGACGTTACGTTCCGGATGGACCGCAACGAAATGCAGATTCACCGCAACAACGCTGAGCCCTGGACGGTAACGCTGGTAGACACTGGCCTAGAAACCATGACGGGCGGGCGATTACGCCGGGTGCGGGAGTACCTGGATAACGAAACCTTCTGCCTGACTTATGGTGATGGAGTAGGGGACGTGGATATACGGGCTTCTATTCGCTACCACCAAGAGCAAAAAGCGTTGGCTACGCTCACGGCGGTGCGGCAGCCCGGCCGCTTTGGCGTGTTTAACCTCACGGAGGAAAGCAGCCTGGTTTCCAGCTTCACGGAAAAGCCCGAAGGCGGCGAAACGCCCTGGATTAACGGTGGCTTCTTTGTGCTGGAGCCCTCCGTGCTCGATTATATTGACAGTGATGATACTGTGTGGGAAAAGGCGCCATTGGAGAGCTTGGCCTCGGGTGGCAAGCTGGCCGCTTTCCGGCATGAGGGGTTCTGGCAACCCATGGATACCCTGCGCGATAAAAACCTGCTGGAAGAAATGTGGCACCAGGGCCGTGCCCGCTGGAAAGTGTGGAACGATGCGCCTAAGCCTCTCACAACCGATTCTGTACTAGCTGATATTATGACTTCGCCGGTAATGGCGCCGGCCAACGAGCGGGTAGCGGCCCCGACCATTGTTCCGGCCAGTTAA
- a CDS encoding universal stress protein, whose product MATSLLILTDFFQASNRALNYATNLAGPLGARLVLLHVRRDSVLDAEMFTGQLSNLSKEAMDLAMNSLAEGLTVPVVAEVGHGRVAFAVADAVSRHQPALIVLGRPDYSGTPDELVQTTSLDILRTSPYPMLVVPHSIVDIALPKRILMAVDGEAFTLGEYAGSIRHILTSLQCELTVLHVAPETGGHQTVADALSSVLQTGLAVDLQPVYTRTVLNASPADGILAAATPDAYDMVVLVARPRSFLGKLFHHSVTAQVLLHSPLPVLVVPAK is encoded by the coding sequence ATGGCCACCTCGCTGCTTATCCTCACCGATTTTTTCCAGGCTTCCAACCGCGCCCTCAACTACGCCACTAACCTGGCAGGCCCGCTCGGCGCGCGCCTGGTGCTGCTGCATGTGCGCCGCGACTCTGTGCTGGACGCGGAAATGTTTACCGGGCAGCTTTCTAACTTAAGCAAGGAAGCCATGGACCTAGCCATGAACAGCCTGGCCGAGGGGCTCACGGTGCCGGTAGTGGCTGAGGTGGGCCACGGGCGCGTGGCATTTGCCGTGGCCGATGCGGTAAGCCGGCACCAGCCGGCCCTGATTGTGCTAGGCCGCCCCGACTACTCCGGAACCCCCGATGAGCTGGTGCAGACTACCTCCCTCGATATCCTTCGCACCTCGCCCTACCCAATGCTGGTGGTGCCGCATTCCATCGTCGATATTGCCCTGCCAAAGCGTATACTGATGGCCGTTGATGGCGAGGCCTTTACCTTGGGCGAATACGCGGGCAGCATTCGGCACATCCTCACCTCGTTGCAGTGCGAACTGACGGTGCTGCACGTGGCGCCTGAAACCGGAGGGCACCAAACCGTAGCCGATGCCCTGAGCTCGGTGCTGCAGACTGGCCTAGCCGTAGATCTGCAGCCCGTATACACGCGCACCGTGCTGAATGCCAGTCCTGCCGACGGAATTCTGGCGGCGGCTACCCCCGATGCGTACGACATGGTGGTGCTGGTGGCCCGCCCCCGCAGCTTCCTGGGAAAGCTGTTCCATCATAGCGTAACGGCTCAGGTGCTGCTGCATAGCCCGCTGCCTGTGCTGGTAGTGCCCGCCAAGTAA
- a CDS encoding DUF6544 family protein, translating to MLPHPRFPRLIPLLASVGLATAAGLWWSRYQAHRQLRRKVAQLFAQAEPSPEVYVEARLAGLPAPVQRYFRHVLREGQPYLSGLRLRHTGQFKTDLKKDWLSIEGEQYSTANPPGFIWQGTTRLFTAQDEYLDGHGRLAVRLLGAIPLMQGEGIRYDQGELLRWLGECVWLPTALLPAPHLRWTAAPDDHSAHLTLTHHGQTVSYLVRFNEQDGMVQCETQRYQGDTTLLPWVGRFSRYRVLHGVRVPTRLEASWVVDGQRLPYARFRVLELAYHELHLF from the coding sequence ATGCTCCCGCACCCGCGCTTCCCGCGCCTTATACCGCTCCTCGCTTCCGTAGGCCTAGCCACCGCGGCAGGCCTATGGTGGAGCAGATATCAGGCCCACCGCCAACTACGCCGGAAAGTGGCACAGCTCTTCGCTCAGGCTGAGCCCAGCCCGGAAGTTTACGTGGAGGCACGACTGGCGGGGCTGCCGGCACCGGTGCAGCGGTATTTCCGGCACGTGCTGCGCGAGGGGCAGCCGTACTTGAGTGGCCTACGCCTGCGCCACACCGGGCAGTTTAAAACCGATTTAAAGAAAGACTGGCTTTCCATTGAGGGCGAGCAGTATAGTACGGCCAATCCGCCTGGCTTTATCTGGCAGGGCACCACCCGTTTGTTTACAGCCCAGGATGAGTACCTGGATGGCCATGGCCGACTTGCCGTGCGGCTGCTGGGGGCCATTCCGCTTATGCAGGGCGAGGGCATCCGCTACGACCAGGGTGAGCTGCTCCGCTGGCTGGGCGAATGCGTGTGGCTGCCCACCGCCCTACTGCCCGCCCCCCACCTGCGCTGGACCGCCGCCCCCGACGACCACTCGGCCCACCTTACCCTGACGCACCACGGGCAAACCGTGTCCTACCTCGTGCGCTTCAACGAGCAGGACGGAATGGTACAGTGCGAAACCCAACGCTATCAAGGAGATACTACCCTGCTGCCTTGGGTGGGGCGCTTCAGCCGGTACCGCGTGCTGCACGGCGTGCGCGTGCCCACTAGGCTGGAAGCCAGCTGGGTAGTAGACGGGCAGCGCCTGCCCTACGCCCGCTTTCGGGTGCTGGAACTGGCCTACCACGAGCTGCATCTTTTCTGA
- a CDS encoding WecB/TagA/CpsF family glycosyltransferase, whose amino-acid sequence MLPKLPVLDSWISTGAPTSFVEAVLSLGKARCSAYVCFANVHMVVEAQHDASFRRVLEHAAIVAPDGSPVAAAVGWFNRGKRQARVAGMDLMPQLLAAAAERGQSVYFYGTTEPVLTAMVERARRELPTLRVVGTHSPPFRQLTPEEDAAEVAAINAADPDLLFVALGCPRQERWMAVHQGRIRACMLGVGQAFPVYAGLERRLPTWARQLWLEWAYRLWLEPRRLGKRYLVTNTQFVYMMVRRSLAMLAGRPVPRTPAFSYSVPAPESEHIVL is encoded by the coding sequence ATGCTCCCAAAGCTACCCGTTCTGGATTCCTGGATTTCTACCGGTGCGCCTACCAGCTTTGTGGAGGCGGTGCTGAGCTTGGGTAAGGCCCGCTGCTCGGCCTACGTATGCTTTGCCAACGTACATATGGTGGTGGAGGCCCAGCACGACGCCTCGTTCCGCCGGGTGCTGGAGCACGCCGCCATTGTAGCGCCCGATGGGAGCCCAGTAGCAGCAGCAGTGGGGTGGTTTAACCGAGGAAAGCGGCAGGCCCGCGTAGCTGGCATGGATTTGATGCCGCAGCTGCTAGCCGCTGCCGCTGAGCGAGGGCAGTCAGTGTATTTTTATGGCACCACCGAGCCGGTACTTACCGCCATGGTGGAAAGAGCCCGCCGCGAGTTGCCCACCCTGCGCGTAGTAGGTACCCATTCGCCCCCCTTCCGACAGCTTACACCCGAAGAGGATGCCGCCGAAGTAGCCGCCATCAACGCCGCCGACCCCGATTTGCTGTTTGTAGCCCTAGGCTGCCCCCGCCAAGAACGTTGGATGGCGGTGCATCAGGGCCGCATTCGGGCGTGCATGCTGGGTGTAGGCCAGGCATTTCCGGTCTATGCGGGCCTAGAGCGCCGTTTGCCAACTTGGGCCCGGCAGCTCTGGCTGGAATGGGCCTACCGGCTCTGGCTGGAACCGCGCCGCTTAGGTAAGCGCTACCTTGTAACGAACACACAATTCGTGTATATGATGGTGCGCCGAAGTCTGGCCATGCTGGCTGGCCGGCCAGTGCCGCGAACCCCTGCTTTCTCGTACTCAGTGCCTGCCCCTGAGTCAGAACACATTGTGCTCTAG